A genomic window from Helicobacter pylori includes:
- a CDS encoding inorganic phosphate transporter yields MEIKNIKEFEKASKKLQKDTLKIALALLFLIGTALLALIFGQANSKGLLLIFAAVIGGYMAMNIGANDVSNNVGPAVGSKAISMGGAILIAGVCEMLGAIIAGGEVVSTIKGRIVSPESINDAHIFINVMLASLLSGALWLHVATLIGAPVSTSHSVVGGIMGAGMAAAGMSAINWHFLSGIVASWVVSPLMGALIAMFFLMLIKKTIAYKEDKKSAALKVVPYLVALMSLSFSWYLIVKVLKRLYTVGFEIQLACGCILALLIFILFKRFVLKKAPELENSHESINELFNVPLIFAAALLSFAHGANDVANAIGPLAAISQTLEEASSPIGNTLNSVPLWIMVVGAAGIALGLSLYGPKLIKTVGSEITELDKMQAFCIALSAVITVLLASQLGLPVSSTHIVVGAVFGVGFLRERLREQSRRRFAKIRDSIVAAHFGEDLEEIEGFLERFDKASLKEKSLMLESLKKSKNTAIALELKKKEKKSLKKVYKEEVIKRSILKKIVTAWLVTVPVSALLGALLFVALGVVEKYF; encoded by the coding sequence ATGGAAATTAAAAACATCAAAGAATTTGAAAAAGCTTCCAAAAAACTCCAAAAAGACACTTTAAAGATCGCTCTCGCTCTTTTGTTCCTCATTGGCACTGCTTTGCTCGCTCTTATTTTTGGGCAAGCTAATTCTAAGGGCTTGTTGCTCATTTTTGCGGCTGTGATTGGGGGCTATATGGCGATGAACATTGGCGCTAATGATGTGTCTAATAATGTCGGCCCTGCTGTAGGCTCTAAAGCCATTAGCATGGGAGGGGCGATTTTGATCGCTGGGGTTTGTGAAATGCTTGGAGCGATTATTGCTGGGGGGGAAGTGGTTTCTACGATTAAGGGCCGTATCGTTTCGCCTGAATCTATTAATGATGCACACATTTTCATTAATGTCATGCTAGCAAGCCTTTTGAGTGGGGCGTTGTGGTTGCATGTGGCCACTTTAATTGGCGCGCCCGTTTCTACTTCACACTCTGTAGTGGGGGGGATTATGGGGGCTGGAATGGCAGCCGCTGGAATGTCTGCAATCAATTGGCATTTTTTATCAGGCATTGTGGCTAGTTGGGTGGTTTCGCCTTTAATGGGGGCTTTAATAGCCATGTTTTTTTTGATGCTCATTAAAAAGACTATCGCTTATAAAGAAGATAAAAAGAGCGCGGCTTTAAAGGTCGTGCCTTACTTGGTAGCGTTGATGAGCTTATCCTTTAGCTGGTATTTGATCGTTAAAGTTCTAAAACGCCTCTACACAGTGGGTTTTGAAATCCAATTGGCTTGCGGCTGTATCCTTGCGCTTTTAATCTTTATTCTTTTCAAAAGATTTGTATTGAAAAAAGCCCCAGAATTAGAAAATAGCCATGAAAGCATTAATGAGCTTTTTAATGTCCCGTTGATTTTCGCCGCTGCGCTTTTAAGCTTTGCGCATGGGGCTAATGATGTGGCTAATGCGATTGGCCCCTTAGCAGCGATCAGCCAAACTTTAGAAGAAGCGAGTAGCCCTATAGGAAACACTCTAAACTCTGTGCCGTTGTGGATTATGGTAGTGGGGGCGGCTGGGATTGCTTTGGGCTTGAGTTTGTATGGGCCAAAGCTCATTAAAACGGTGGGGTCTGAAATCACAGAGCTAGACAAAATGCAAGCTTTTTGCATCGCGCTCTCTGCGGTTATCACCGTGCTTTTAGCCTCTCAACTAGGCTTACCGGTAAGCTCTACGCACATCGTGGTGGGGGCGGTGTTTGGAGTGGGCTTTTTAAGGGAGCGTTTAAGAGAGCAATCAAGAAGGCGTTTTGCTAAGATTAGAGATAGCATCGTAGCGGCGCACTTTGGGGAAGATTTAGAAGAAATTGAAGGCTTTTTAGAGCGCTTTGATAAAGCCAGTCTGAAAGAAAAATCGCTCATGTTAGAGAGCTTGAAAAAGAGCAAGAACACCGCTATTGCTTTGGAATTGAAAAAGAAAGAAAAAAAGTCGCTCAAAAAAGTGTATAAAGAAGAAGTGATCAAGCGTTCCATTTTAAAAAAGATTGTTACCGCTTGGTTGGTAACGGTGCCGGTTTCTGCGTTGTTAGGGGCGCTTCTTTTTGTGGCTCTTGGCGTTGTAGAAAAGTATTTCTAG
- the pth gene encoding aminoacyl-tRNA hydrolase — protein MTLLVGLGNPTLRYAHTRHNAGFDILDLLVGELDLSFTFSPKHNAHLCIYKDFILLKPQTYMNLSGESVLSTKNFYKPKELLIVHDDLDLPLGVVKFKKGGGNGGHNGLKSIDALCSNAYYRLRVGISKGVNVTEHVLSQFNKNEEPLKNAVFEHAKNALKFFIESHDFNATQNRFTLKKPLAIEA, from the coding sequence ATGACGCTTTTAGTGGGTTTAGGCAACCCTACTTTGCGTTACGCTCACACCAGACACAACGCTGGTTTTGATATTTTGGATTTGCTCGTTGGCGAGTTGGATCTTTCTTTCACTTTTTCCCCCAAACACAACGCTCATTTATGCATTTATAAAGATTTTATCTTGCTCAAACCCCAAACTTACATGAATTTAAGCGGCGAAAGCGTTTTGAGCACTAAAAATTTTTACAAACCCAAAGAGCTCTTGATTGTCCATGACGACTTGGATTTGCCTTTAGGCGTTGTGAAGTTTAAAAAGGGCGGAGGGAATGGAGGGCATAACGGCTTAAAGTCCATTGACGCTCTGTGCTCTAACGCTTATTATCGCTTGAGGGTGGGGATTTCTAAAGGGGTTAATGTTACTGAGCATGTGCTTTCTCAATTTAACAAAAACGAAGAGCCTTTAAAAAACGCCGTGTTTGAACATGCCAAAAACGCCCTAAAATTTTTTATAGAAAGCCATGATTTTAACGCCACACAAAATCGTTTCACGCTTAAAAAACCTTTAGCAATAGAGGCTTAA
- the tal gene encoding transaldolase, producing the protein MQEFSLWCDFIERDFLENDFLKLINKGAICGATSNPSLFCEAITKSAFYKDEIAKLKGKKAKEIYEILALKDILQASSALMPLYEKDPNNGYISLEIDPFLEDDAIKSIDEAKRLFKTLNRPNVMIKVPASGSGFEVISALAKASIPINVTLVFSPKIAGEIAQILAKEAQKRAVISVFVSRFDKEIDPLVAQNLQAKSGIINATECYYQINKHANKFTSTLFASTGVKSNALAKDYYIKALGFKNSINTAPIDALNAYLLNPNAECQTPLKSPEIEAFKKELKTHNIDLENTAQKLLKEGLIAFKQSFEKLLKSF; encoded by the coding sequence ATGCAAGAATTCAGTTTGTGGTGCGATTTTATAGAAAGGGATTTTTTAGAAAACGATTTTTTAAAGCTCATCAATAAGGGGGCTATTTGTGGGGCGACGAGTAACCCTAGCTTGTTTTGTGAAGCGATCACCAAAAGCGCATTTTATAAAGATGAAATCGCTAAACTCAAAGGTAAAAAAGCTAAAGAAATTTATGAGATTCTGGCGTTAAAGGATATTTTACAAGCTTCTAGCGCGTTAATGCCTTTATATGAAAAAGACCCTAACAACGGCTACATTAGCCTAGAAATTGACCCTTTTTTAGAAGATGATGCAATTAAAAGCATTGATGAAGCCAAGCGGTTATTTAAAACATTAAACCGCCCTAATGTGATGATCAAAGTCCCGGCGAGCGGAAGCGGGTTTGAAGTCATCAGCGCTTTGGCTAAAGCCTCTATTCCCATTAATGTAACTTTAGTCTTTTCGCCTAAAATTGCCGGTGAAATCGCTCAAATACTAGCCAAAGAAGCGCAAAAAAGAGCGGTCATTAGCGTGTTTGTCTCACGATTTGATAAAGAAATAGACCCCTTAGTGGCTCAAAACTTGCAAGCTAAAAGCGGGATCATTAACGCCACAGAATGCTACTATCAAATCAATAAGCATGCCAACAAATTCACAAGCACCCTTTTTGCATCCACAGGCGTTAAATCTAACGCTTTAGCTAAAGATTACTACATCAAAGCGCTAGGCTTTAAGAACTCTATCAACACAGCCCCCATAGACGCTTTAAACGCTTATTTGCTCAATCCAAACGCAGAATGCCAAACCCCTTTAAAAAGCCCAGAAATTGAAGCGTTTAAAAAAGAATTAAAAACGCACAACATTGATTTAGAAAACACCGCTCAAAAACTCCTTAAAGAAGGCTTGATCGCTTTCAAACAATCCTTTGAAAAGCTTTTAAAGAGTTTTTGA
- a CDS encoding LptF/LptG family permease: MRLFRFVGWYYFKYFLIVLLALELFFVGIDSLKYADKMPDSANMIILFFTYDILFALNYTLPISLLLAMVLFYITFIKSNQYTALLSIGFSKRQILKPIFFISLFFTAIYVGLNATPFVYMEEKTQNLIYKDNSLSVSEHLLVKYNDDYVYFDKINPLLQKAQNIKVFRLKDKTLESYAEANEAFFEDKHWILHDATIYSLPSNFELGANALSAMRLETFKTLKNFRPKVLDTIYQNKPAVSITDALFSLHALVRQNADTKKVRSFLYVFAILPFFVPFLSVLIAYFSPSLARYENLALLGLKFIIITLVVWGLFFALGKFSISGILIPEIGVLSPFFVFLALSLWYFKKLNKRL, from the coding sequence ATGCGTTTGTTTAGATTTGTAGGGTGGTATTATTTCAAATATTTTTTAATCGTGCTTTTAGCTTTAGAATTGTTTTTCGTCGGTATTGACAGCCTGAAATACGCCGACAAAATGCCCGATTCTGCGAACATGATTATCTTATTTTTCACCTATGATATTTTATTCGCTCTCAATTACACCTTGCCTATTTCCTTGCTTTTAGCGATGGTTTTATTTTACATCACCTTCATTAAATCCAACCAATACACCGCCCTGCTCTCCATTGGCTTTTCTAAACGCCAGATTTTAAAACCCATTTTTTTCATCAGTTTGTTTTTCACGGCGATTTATGTGGGGTTGAATGCGACTCCTTTTGTGTACATGGAAGAAAAAACGCAAAATTTGATCTATAAAGACAATTCTTTGAGCGTCTCAGAGCATTTGTTAGTGAAATACAACGATGATTATGTGTATTTTGATAAGATCAATCCGTTATTGCAAAAAGCCCAAAATATCAAGGTTTTTCGCCTGAAAGACAAGACTTTAGAATCTTATGCTGAAGCCAATGAGGCCTTTTTTGAAGACAAGCATTGGATCTTGCATGACGCTACCATTTATAGCCTGCCTTCAAATTTTGAACTGGGCGCAAACGCTTTGAGCGCGATGCGTTTAGAAACCTTTAAAACGCTCAAAAATTTCCGCCCTAAAGTTTTAGACACCATTTATCAAAATAAGCCTGCAGTTTCTATCACAGACGCTCTTTTTTCCTTGCATGCTCTAGTGCGCCAAAACGCAGACACCAAAAAAGTGCGCTCGTTTTTATATGTTTTTGCAATCTTGCCCTTTTTTGTGCCGTTTTTAAGCGTTTTAATCGCTTATTTTTCGCCAAGCCTTGCGCGCTATGAAAACCTGGCTCTTTTGGGGCTAAAATTCATCATTATCACGCTCGTTGTTTGGGGGCTATTCTTTGCATTGGGGAAGTTTAGCATTTCAGGGATACTCATTCCTGAAATAGGCGTGCTCTCACCCTTTTTCGTATTCTTAGCCCTCAGTCTTTGGTATTTTAAAAAGCTTAATAAGAGATTGTGA
- a CDS encoding UDP-N-acetylmuramoyl-L-alanyl-D-glutamate--2,6-diaminopimelate ligase: MKLKKSLTYRNHHYSFLSDNTNEVLENPEEILFVKTPLNEKYAPLMEAKNLDILDFNELKNYFDFKIKIIGITGTNGKTTTASLMYSLLLDLNKKAALLGTRGFFINDKRIKEKGLTTPTLLELYGDLEEAMRLECEYFIMEVSSHAIVQERIAGLDFALKILTNITSDHLDFHKSLENYRDAKNSFFKDEGLKVINRDETNALFNPINAHTYALDKKAHLNIQAFSLNPSISASLCYQQDLRNPNVKEIALMHSPLLGRYNLYNILAGVLGVKLLTQLPLETITPLLENFYGVKGRLEIVHSKPLVVVDFAHTADGMQQVFESFKNQKITALFGAGGDRDKTKRPKMGEVASYYAHQIILTSDNPRSENEEDIIKDILKGINDLSKVITEKDRKKAILNALENLKDDEVLLILGKGDENTQIFKDKTIFFSDQEIVKNYYLNLKQG, translated from the coding sequence ATGAAACTTAAAAAATCCCTGACTTATCGCAACCATCATTATTCTTTTTTAAGCGATAACACTAACGAAGTTTTAGAAAACCCTGAAGAAATTCTTTTTGTCAAAACGCCTTTAAATGAAAAATACGCCCCCTTAATGGAAGCAAAAAACCTAGATATTTTGGATTTTAACGAACTTAAAAACTATTTTGATTTTAAGATTAAGATCATAGGGATTACTGGCACTAATGGTAAAACGACCACGGCGAGCTTGATGTATTCCTTACTTTTGGATTTGAATAAAAAGGCCGCTCTTTTAGGCACAAGAGGCTTTTTTATCAACGATAAACGCATTAAAGAAAAGGGCTTAACCACGCCCACCCTTTTAGAGCTTTATGGCGATTTGGAAGAAGCGATGCGTCTAGAATGCGAATACTTTATCATGGAAGTGAGCTCCCATGCGATTGTCCAAGAGCGCATCGCCGGGCTTGATTTCGCTCTTAAAATTCTCACCAACATCACAAGCGATCATTTGGATTTCCACAAAAGCCTAGAAAATTACAGAGACGCTAAAAACAGCTTTTTTAAAGATGAGGGCTTGAAAGTCATTAACAGAGATGAAACAAACGCCCTTTTTAACCCCATTAACGCGCACACTTACGCCCTGGATAAAAAAGCGCATTTAAACATTCAAGCCTTTTCGCTCAACCCTTCCATTAGCGCATCTTTATGCTACCAGCAAGATTTGAGAAACCCTAATGTTAAAGAAATCGCGCTCATGCATTCCCCCCTTTTAGGGCGTTACAATCTTTATAATATTTTAGCGGGCGTTTTGGGGGTCAAATTACTCACCCAATTACCGCTAGAAACAATCACGCCGTTATTAGAAAACTTTTATGGGGTGAAAGGGCGTTTAGAAATCGTGCATTCTAAACCTTTAGTGGTTGTGGATTTCGCGCACACAGCAGACGGCATGCAACAAGTCTTTGAAAGCTTTAAAAATCAAAAAATCACCGCTCTTTTTGGAGCAGGGGGCGATAGGGATAAGACCAAGCGCCCTAAAATGGGAGAGGTAGCGAGCTATTATGCTCATCAAATCATCTTAACTTCAGACAATCCTAGAAGCGAGAACGAAGAAGACATTATTAAGGATATTTTAAAAGGCATCAACGATCTTTCTAAAGTGATCACAGAAAAAGACCGAAAAAAAGCCATTTTGAACGCTTTAGAAAATTTAAAAGACGATGAGGTGTTATTGATTTTGGGCAAGGGCGATGAAAACACTCAAATCTTTAAAGACAAAACGATTTTTTTTAGCGACCAAGAAATCGTTAAAAATTATTACCTCAATTTAAAACAAGGATGA
- a CDS encoding NifU family protein, giving the protein MIEFSDEDLQKPVRIVIEKIRPYLLRDGGNIEVLGVKSMKIYVVLEGACKTCSSSKITLKNVIERQLKMDIHPNLEVVCLENAKEFHKL; this is encoded by the coding sequence ATGATAGAATTTAGCGATGAAGATTTGCAAAAACCGGTGCGTATTGTGATAGAAAAAATCCGCCCTTACTTGCTCAGAGATGGCGGGAACATTGAAGTGTTAGGGGTGAAAAGCATGAAAATTTATGTTGTCTTAGAAGGGGCGTGCAAGACTTGTTCTAGCAGTAAAATCACTCTAAAAAATGTCATTGAAAGGCAGCTTAAAATGGATATTCACCCTAATTTAGAAGTAGTGTGTTTAGAAAACGCTAAGGAGTTTCACAAACTTTAA
- a CDS encoding CopD family copper resistance protein, producing the protein MDAIYPYALVVHLLCAIIFIGYLFFDGVIFPNVKKMFGEDFANKANTGITQRAVKIMPLCVLGLVLTGGIMLSRYMGGDKGWCETPFQKILMVKVILALSVFLLVLFSLLCKFLGKKNPIGNYIHPIALTFGFLIAILAKTMWFV; encoded by the coding sequence ATGGATGCGATTTATCCTTATGCGTTGGTTGTTCATTTATTGTGCGCTATTATTTTTATTGGCTACTTGTTTTTTGATGGGGTGATTTTCCCTAATGTGAAGAAAATGTTTGGCGAAGATTTTGCCAATAAAGCAAATACAGGGATCACTCAAAGAGCGGTTAAAATCATGCCTTTATGCGTTTTAGGGCTTGTTTTAACAGGGGGAATAATGCTTAGTCGGTATATGGGGGGCGATAAAGGCTGGTGTGAAACCCCTTTTCAAAAAATACTGATGGTGAAGGTGATCTTAGCGTTAAGCGTTTTTCTTTTAGTGCTTTTTTCTTTATTGTGTAAGTTTTTGGGGAAGAAAAACCCTATTGGTAACTATATCCACCCTATCGCTCTAACTTTTGGTTTTTTGATCGCCATTTTAGCCAAAACAATGTGGTTTGTTTAG
- a CDS encoding AlwI family type II restriction endonuclease encodes MTKKPARKILSFSTTMRNPKRIGQFLAVLEKFENQILESSTIMQIVKSVLAHRLYRPTSLNQNKELKEKFDSNEYVFSDEELERIIEISPQNHKEMGFEHGWESRFDTWYKLMCEFGFCYYAKDEKILISDSAKMLILAYYNKENDTFKESVDESVVGAIFLNALSKYEVGNPYKKNLNHNNPFKLLLSLLKRLKNAHLTPLSVKEIPILLCWKDDNANGLYDYIIHLRQEIVTINKTEFSYSDEFIYEKCLKLLESVNKTRFKMSQITNEAVDEYIRKMRITGLISLRGNGRFIDINTNESNKIDYILQTHKAFKEDYLNDTQANRLAFFNYMAIVDSFLVSVTPISDNESVKSSKLNELATTYTKDFIKQELLITCNKQESKDNFLRLIDKPLRLEFLSAIFLKQHFENLSVMPNYKSDDEGLPVYTASGNKPDIVAMDTKAQSYIEVSLIRDRSQSALEMIPIARHLKELIKNSADIREKFSVFVAPNIHDDAKEYAGFAHFKDNINIRCYAINDFIKKVENSAELLQLNDGLKA; translated from the coding sequence ATGACTAAAAAACCGGCACGAAAAATTTTAAGCTTTTCAACCACTATGCGAAACCCTAAAAGAATAGGACAATTTTTAGCTGTTTTAGAAAAGTTTGAAAATCAAATTCTTGAATCTTCAACGATTATGCAAATTGTCAAATCCGTTTTGGCTCATAGGCTTTATAGACCTACTTCTCTCAATCAAAATAAAGAATTGAAAGAAAAATTTGACTCCAATGAATATGTCTTTAGCGATGAAGAGTTAGAACGCATTATAGAAATATCCCCACAAAATCATAAAGAGATGGGTTTTGAGCATGGATGGGAAAGTCGGTTTGACACTTGGTATAAGCTTATGTGTGAGTTTGGGTTTTGCTACTATGCAAAAGATGAGAAAATACTCATCAGCGATAGCGCTAAAATGCTTATTCTTGCTTACTATAACAAAGAAAACGATACTTTTAAAGAAAGCGTTGATGAAAGCGTAGTTGGGGCTATATTTTTAAACGCTCTGTCTAAATATGAAGTGGGAAACCCTTACAAAAAGAACTTAAACCATAACAACCCTTTCAAATTATTGCTCTCGCTTTTAAAACGGCTCAAAAATGCCCATCTAACTCCTCTCTCTGTCAAAGAAATCCCTATCTTACTTTGTTGGAAAGATGATAACGCTAATGGGCTTTATGACTACATTATTCATTTAAGACAAGAAATTGTTACTATCAATAAAACAGAATTCAGCTACTCAGATGAATTTATCTATGAAAAATGCCTAAAACTTTTAGAAAGTGTTAATAAAACACGATTCAAAATGAGCCAAATCACTAACGAAGCCGTTGATGAATACATTAGAAAAATGCGTATTACAGGACTTATTTCATTGCGTGGTAATGGTAGGTTTATTGATATTAATACTAATGAAAGTAATAAAATAGATTATATTTTACAAACCCATAAGGCTTTTAAAGAGGATTATTTAAACGACACTCAAGCTAACAGACTCGCCTTTTTTAACTACATGGCGATCGTGGATAGCTTTCTTGTTAGCGTTACTCCAATCAGCGATAATGAGAGCGTTAAATCAAGTAAATTGAATGAACTAGCAACCACTTATACTAAAGATTTTATCAAGCAAGAATTACTCATTACTTGCAACAAGCAAGAATCAAAAGATAATTTTTTAAGACTCATTGATAAACCTTTACGCTTAGAATTTTTAAGTGCTATTTTCTTGAAACAACATTTTGAAAATTTAAGCGTGATGCCCAATTATAAAAGCGATGATGAAGGCTTGCCCGTATACACAGCAAGCGGTAATAAACCTGATATTGTAGCTATGGACACAAAAGCCCAAAGTTATATAGAAGTGAGCTTGATTAGAGATAGAAGTCAGAGCGCCTTGGAAATGATACCTATTGCCAGACATTTAAAAGAATTGATTAAAAATAGCGCTGATATTAGAGAGAAATTTAGTGTTTTTGTGGCTCCAAATATCCATGATGACGCCAAAGAATATGCGGGATTTGCCCATTTCAAAGACAATATTAATATACGCTGTTATGCTATCAATGATTTTATCAAAAAAGTAGAAAACAGCGCAGAGTTGTTGCAACTCAATGATGGCTTGAAAGCTTGA
- a CDS encoding 50S ribosomal protein L25/general stress protein Ctc, with protein MLEGVIRESITKANAKALKKDGYLIANVYGKGVENVSCAFKLNPFIKYLKEKKHLIFPVKLGDKTFEVVIQEYQKNPVTNELIHVDLLAVTKGVKSKFKVPVKYQGTPVGLKNKGILMLSKKRISVECAPEHLPNHYLVNVTPLDVNESILVRDLEKHENVKILDHDSIAVIGVIKAK; from the coding sequence ATGTTAGAAGGCGTTATTAGAGAGAGTATTACTAAAGCTAATGCTAAAGCTTTAAAAAAAGATGGCTATCTAATCGCAAATGTTTATGGTAAGGGCGTTGAGAATGTGAGCTGCGCGTTCAAATTAAACCCTTTCATTAAATACCTTAAGGAAAAAAAACATTTGATTTTTCCGGTGAAATTAGGGGATAAGACTTTTGAAGTCGTGATTCAAGAATACCAAAAAAACCCTGTCACTAACGAGCTTATCCATGTGGATTTACTCGCTGTTACTAAAGGCGTGAAGTCTAAATTTAAAGTCCCTGTTAAATACCAAGGCACTCCAGTGGGTTTGAAAAATAAAGGGATTTTGATGCTCTCTAAAAAGCGTATTAGCGTGGAATGCGCTCCAGAGCATTTGCCCAACCACTATTTAGTGAATGTAACCCCTTTAGACGTGAATGAGTCTATTTTGGTGCGCGATTTAGAAAAACACGAAAATGTGAAGATCTTAGATCATGATTCTATCGCTGTGATCGGTGTGATTAAAGCGAAGTGA
- a CDS encoding DNA adenine methylase, producing the protein MERFNLKNRRYIGSKTKLIEWVFGNLKLNNIKSVCDIFAGSGVVAGQFATIPNIKNIIINDILFSNEIIYHAFFRGQDADFKVLEELKEYYTQALKLEENYFSQHFSGKFFSYKDCVKIGSIREHIESLNLDKLNKDILLTSLIYSMDKIANTVGHYEAYRKKEILQDRFIFELISPIKHDKNIMIERKDANELAKTLKIDLVFIDPPYNSRQYSRFYHLYENLVQWKKPKLYGTALKPSCENMSEYCRSNAKKELSDLIEKLDCKRIALTYNNTYNSKSSSSQNKIDFKDLVGILSQKGKLSVKEKAHSFFNSGKTDFKEHKEFLFIVEAKP; encoded by the coding sequence GTGGAAAGATTTAATCTAAAAAATCGCCGGTATATCGGCTCAAAAACCAAACTCATAGAGTGGGTATTTGGGAATTTAAAATTAAATAATATCAAAAGCGTGTGCGATATTTTTGCCGGAAGTGGGGTAGTGGCTGGTCAATTTGCCACTATTCCTAACATTAAAAATATTATTATAAATGATATTTTATTTTCTAATGAAATCATTTATCATGCTTTTTTTAGGGGGCAAGACGCTGATTTTAAGGTGCTTGAAGAACTGAAAGAATATTATACTCAAGCTTTAAAGCTAGAAGAAAATTATTTTAGCCAACATTTTAGCGGCAAATTTTTCAGCTATAAAGATTGTGTCAAAATCGGTAGCATTAGAGAGCATATAGAAAGCTTGAATTTAGATAAATTAAATAAAGATATTTTATTAACAAGCTTGATTTATTCAATGGATAAGATAGCTAACACGGTGGGGCATTATGAAGCTTATAGGAAAAAAGAGATCTTGCAAGATAGATTTATTTTTGAACTTATTAGCCCTATAAAGCATGATAAAAATATCATGATAGAGAGAAAAGACGCTAACGAATTGGCTAAAACCTTAAAAATAGACTTAGTTTTTATTGACCCTCCATACAATTCAAGGCAATACAGCCGGTTTTATCATCTCTATGAAAACTTAGTGCAGTGGAAAAAACCCAAACTCTATGGAACAGCTTTAAAGCCATCATGCGAGAACATGAGCGAATATTGTCGCTCTAATGCCAAGAAAGAATTGAGCGATTTAATTGAAAAACTAGATTGTAAAAGGATTGCTTTAACTTATAATAATACCTATAATTCTAAGTCTAGCTCTTCGCAAAATAAAATAGACTTTAAAGATTTAGTGGGAATTTTGAGTCAAAAAGGAAAATTAAGCGTTAAAGAAAAGGCTCATAGTTTTTTTAATTCAGGAAAGACTGATTTTAAAGAGCATAAAGAATTTTTATTTATAGTGGAAGCGAAACCTTGA
- a CDS encoding Dam family site-specific DNA-(adenine-N6)-methyltransferase: MPQLNKLFPNNINQFIEPFVGGGSVFLNTKAKRYLANDIDTNIINLHKTLSKFNAYELFDELSKIIIHYGLSFSFKGITAPDELKKQYIKTYYAKYNKIAYEKLRADFNSNQNNMLYLYLLLIYGFNHMIRFNSKGLFNLPVGNVDFNENVYNALKNYLDFVQQNTIIFHNNDYIDFLNHTTYLKDDYVYFDPPYLISNSEYNKLWDSNNEIALYGILDSLDKKGVLFGITNLIYHKGETNFILKEWAKKYYIFNIKSNYISYNDNTIKKDSKEIFVTNYR, from the coding sequence ATGCCACAGCTCAATAAGCTATTCCCAAATAACATTAATCAATTTATTGAGCCTTTTGTGGGTGGAGGTAGCGTGTTTTTAAACACTAAGGCTAAAAGATACTTAGCTAATGACATAGATACTAATATTATCAATTTACATAAAACTTTAAGCAAGTTCAATGCTTATGAGCTTTTTGATGAATTGTCTAAAATCATCATTCATTATGGCTTGTCTTTCTCTTTTAAGGGGATTACAGCTCCTGATGAATTAAAAAAACAATATATAAAAACTTACTACGCTAAATACAATAAAATAGCTTATGAAAAACTAAGGGCTGATTTTAACTCCAATCAAAACAACATGCTTTATTTGTATTTGCTTTTAATTTATGGGTTTAATCACATGATTAGATTTAATTCTAAAGGGCTTTTTAATTTACCCGTAGGTAATGTAGATTTTAACGAAAATGTTTATAATGCCCTAAAAAACTACCTAGATTTTGTGCAACAAAACACCATTATTTTTCATAATAATGATTATATTGATTTTCTTAACCACACCACTTATTTAAAAGATGATTATGTTTATTTTGACCCCCCTTATTTAATCTCCAATAGTGAATACAACAAGTTATGGGATAGCAATAATGAGATAGCCTTATATGGCATTTTAGATAGCTTAGATAAAAAGGGAGTTTTATTTGGTATAACTAATCTTATTTACCATAAGGGAGAGACTAATTTTATTTTAAAAGAATGGGCTAAAAAATATTATATTTTTAATATCAAAAGTAACTATATCAGCTATAATGACAACACCATTAAAAAAGATAGCAAAGAAATCTTTGTAACTAATTATAGGTGA